The following proteins are encoded in a genomic region of Longimicrobium sp.:
- a CDS encoding NADH-quinone oxidoreductase subunit I codes for MAATVKVMRRPQGKSSYLRASLKGMALTFRHLMSNAGDRSTQTIQYPDVKKPLSPRWRGTHVMETHDDGRPKCVACGLCPTICPANCITLVPGEDDQGNRFPIVYEIDEFRCIFCGMCQEVCPVEAIHVGNHYENGEYTRSNFVYDLDRLQKQTHPVTLLWDPSDPAGE; via the coding sequence ATGGCCGCGACCGTAAAGGTGATGCGTCGCCCGCAGGGGAAGTCGAGCTACCTGCGAGCCTCGCTGAAGGGGATGGCGCTGACGTTCCGGCACCTGATGAGCAACGCCGGGGACCGGAGCACGCAGACCATCCAGTACCCCGACGTCAAGAAGCCGCTGTCGCCGCGGTGGCGGGGGACGCACGTGATGGAGACGCACGACGACGGGCGCCCCAAGTGCGTGGCGTGCGGCCTGTGCCCCACCATCTGCCCGGCCAACTGCATCACGCTGGTGCCGGGCGAGGACGACCAGGGGAACCGCTTTCCCATCGTCTACGAGATCGACGAGTTCCGCTGCATCTTTTGCGGGATGTGCCAGGAGGTGTGCCCGGTGGAGGCGATCCACGTGGGCAACCACTACGAGAACGGCGAGTACACCCGCTCGAACTTCGTGTACGACCTGGACCGCCTGCAGAAGCAGACGCACCCGGTGACGCTGTTGTGGGATCCGTCGGACCCGGCAGGGGAATGA